A genomic region of Oryza glaberrima chromosome 1, OglaRS2, whole genome shotgun sequence contains the following coding sequences:
- the LOC127774198 gene encoding peptide-N4-(N-acetyl-beta-glucosaminyl)asparagine amidase A-like: protein MTTSSAPLLLLCLCFTLLVHFRSCAASPRDLRFSAADIAAVEAVLPSLRRARNTFFEVERPLRPPRGSSGPCSTLLLSHSFAFTFTKPPATAAYSPPPCLADAAGGARAVSLAVLEWRADCRGTQYDRIFGVWLGGAELMRGSTAEPRPGGVTWSVHKDVTKYASLLAAGNSTLAVYLGNLIDETYNGVYNADLTLHLYFRRAARSPTAASAPADVVVPVSRSLPLNDGLWFVVDNTTDVESARLTVPPNAYRAVLEVYVSSHNFDEFWYMNTPDQNGPFREVTVHLDGDVVGAVWPFPVIYTGGINPLIWRPITSIGSFNFPSYDVELTPFLGKLLDGKEHELGFAVTNAQKSWYVDANLHLWLDPKSVATSGGLVAYDAPKLTGKIVSNSSDGIDGQYDATASRNITATGWVRSSRGNITTTFTQRLTFVHTNVVTSQGSSQAINQTTEARTEVVTGDGAHALQLHQSFPLYIFLGGDGSGTSSQRLMRRVAIGFDETRAAGAGGSSSAASTLHNEQTAAAEVVLRDDQVVGASWRMHQVYEYGGSDGGCYSRNVSSVGYDVLFDHNEESCAGTRRR from the coding sequence ATGACAACTTCCTCTGCTCCTCTCCTGCTGCTGTGTCTCTGCTTCACTCTGCTCGTCCACTTCCGCTCGTGCGCCGCGTCGCCTCGTGACCTCcgcttctccgccgccgacatcgccgccgtcgaggcggtGCTGCCGTCGCTGCGGCGAGCCAGGAACACCTTCTTCGAGGTCGAACggccgctgcggccgccgcggggGAGCTCCGGCCCGTGCTCGACGCTGCTCCTCTCCCACTCCTTCGCGTTCACCTTCACCAAGCCGCCTGCGACCGCGGcctactcgccgccgccgtgcctcgctgacgccgccggcggcgcgcgcgccgtctCCCTCGCGGTGCTCGAGTGGCGCGCCGACTGCCGCGGCACGCAGTATGACCGCATCTTCGGCGTCTGGCTCGGCGGGGCGGAGCTCATGCGGGGGAGCACCGCCGAGCCGCGCCCCGGCGGCGTCACTTGGTCGGTGCACAAGGACGTCACCAAGTACGCGtcactcctcgccgccggcaactcCACGCTCGCCGTGTACCTCGGCAACCTCATCGACGAGACGTACAACGGCGTGTACAACGCCGACCTCACGCTCCACCTCTACTTCCGGCGCGCCGCGcggtcgccgacggcggcgtcggctccggccgacgtcgtcgtccccgTCTCGAGAAGCCTTCCTCTCAACGACGGGCTGTGGTTCGTGGTCGACAACACCACCGACGTCGAGTCGGCGCGGCTCACCGTGCCGCCCAACGCGTACCGCGCGGTGCTCGAGGTGTACGTCTCGTCCCACAACTTCGACGAGTTCTGGTACATGAACACGCCGGACCAGAACGGTCCGTTCCGCGAGGTCACCGTCCATCTCGACGGCGACGTCGTGGGCGCCGTGTGGCCGTTCCCGGTGATCTACACCGGCGGAATCAACCCCCTCATCTGGCGCCCCATCACCAGCATTGGCTCGTTCAACTTCCCCAGCTACGACGTCGAGCTCACGCCGTTCTTGGGCAAGCTGCTCGACGGCAAGGAGCACGAGCTCGGGTTCGCGGTGACCAACGCGCAGAAGTCATGGTACGTGGACGCCAACCTCCATCTCTGGCTCGACCCCAAGAGCGTGGCGACCTCCGGTGGCCTCGTCGCCTACGACGCCCCGAAATTGACCGGCAAGATCGTCTCCAACTCCTCCGACGGCATCGACGGGCAGtacgacgcgacggcgagccGCAACATCACGGCCACGGGGTGGGTCCGCTCGTCGCGCGGCAACATCACCACCACGTTCACCCAGCGGCTCACGTTCGTGCACACGAACGTGGTGACCAGCCAGGGAAGCTCGCAGGCGATCAACCAGACGACGGAGGCGCGCACCGAGGtggtcaccggcgacggcgcgcacgCGCTGCAGCTCCACCAGAGCTTCCCGCTCTACATCTTCctgggcggcgacggcagcggcacgTCCTCGCAGCGGCTGATGCGGCGCGTGGCGATCGGCTTCGACGAgacgcgcgcggcgggcgcgggcgggagttcgtcggcggcgagcacgcTCCACAACgagcagacggcggcggcggaggtggtgctcCGGGACGACCAGGTGGTCGGCGCGTCGTGGCGGATGCACCAGGTGTACGAgtacggcggcagcgacggcggctgctACTCGAGGAACGTGAGCAGCGTCGGCTACGACGTGCTATTCGACCACAATGAGGAGTCGTGCGCCGGGACGCGCCGACGTTGa